Proteins from one Novipirellula caenicola genomic window:
- a CDS encoding SCO family protein codes for MSKLIQAKRRFASRQMAASKPRAANTITVMMLWLVGLCATASVATAQDGGVREGAPVTNNLLPLEARGITVEQKLGDIVPLNLPLVDSLGRKTKTGYYIDSKRPTIITLNYSNCPMLCNVQLNRLADSLNKLDLKVGEDFQILTVSIDPKETTERVRETKQKYIDQLTNHPKAADGWEFCTAKQPVITKLADVLGFRYRYDARSKEYNHPAMLAFISPEGVISRYSLAIDFPTDQLKLALVEAGEGTVGSPVDQFIQWCYSYDPDSNSYTWHAWRLMRLGGAAMIGLMLACLAPYWLGRKGGVAIVDEKAAATMTDVGRDGSSVKNDSSVKNET; via the coding sequence ATGAGCAAGTTGATCCAAGCAAAGCGTAGGTTTGCCAGCCGCCAAATGGCAGCTAGCAAGCCGCGAGCCGCCAACACCATCACCGTGATGATGCTGTGGTTGGTCGGTTTGTGCGCTACCGCCTCCGTGGCAACGGCCCAGGACGGCGGGGTGCGCGAAGGCGCTCCGGTCACGAACAACTTGCTGCCGCTGGAAGCCCGCGGGATCACCGTTGAACAAAAACTAGGCGACATCGTCCCGCTGAATTTGCCGCTGGTCGATTCGCTTGGACGCAAAACCAAAACCGGATACTACATCGATAGCAAACGACCGACGATCATCACGCTGAACTACAGCAATTGCCCGATGCTGTGCAACGTCCAGCTGAATCGTTTGGCCGATTCGCTTAACAAACTCGACCTTAAAGTCGGTGAAGACTTTCAAATTTTGACCGTCAGCATCGACCCCAAAGAAACAACCGAGCGAGTTCGGGAAACCAAACAGAAGTACATCGATCAACTCACGAATCATCCCAAAGCCGCCGATGGCTGGGAGTTTTGTACTGCAAAACAACCCGTGATCACCAAATTGGCCGATGTGCTTGGTTTTCGTTACCGATACGACGCTCGAAGCAAAGAATACAACCATCCCGCGATGCTCGCGTTCATCTCGCCTGAAGGCGTGATCTCGCGTTATTCGCTGGCAATCGACTTTCCTACCGATCAACTGAAACTCGCACTTGTCGAAGCGGGTGAAGGAACGGTGGGATCGCCAGTGGACCAATTTATCCAGTGGTGTTACAGCTACGATCCTGATTCCAACAGTTACACCTGGCATGCCTGGCGACTGATGCGACTCGGCGGAGCTGCGATGATTGGATTGATGCTTGCCTGCTTGGCGCCGTATTGGCTGGGCCGCAAGGGAGGCGTCGCCATTGTCGACGAAAAAGCCGCCGCAACGATGACCGATGTCGGCCGCGATGGCTCAAGCGTCAAGAACGACTCAAGCGTAAAAAACGAAACGTAA